In Candidatus Margulisiibacteriota bacterium, a single window of DNA contains:
- a CDS encoding RluA family pseudouridine synthase produces the protein MKNKRFSLAAETAAKGTRLDKYLKKKYPGLKRKDIKESIKAGYVLVNDSNVRPDRALEENDKIEGLVKPASSILIAPNEDLDLDVQFENDEFLIINKPAGLSSTPDRLHKKNSLISALLGRYPKLSKEFAGVAYLGLVHRLDKRASGLIITAKTLQAFKALCKLMKDGGVQKKYLVIAQGDFESDLGTIDTPLRKVKEGFLVRTVASEAAEKGSKRSVSIYRVLKRLRGAAYLEVEIKTGRTHQIRAHLSSIGHPVIGDVFYGFDKKAFPREYRLEKNEIFLHACSLAFEYGNVSHYFKCEAPSRFGRLMSALES, from the coding sequence ATGAAGAACAAAAGATTTTCCCTGGCAGCAGAAACCGCCGCAAAAGGCACAAGGCTGGACAAGTACCTGAAGAAAAAATATCCCGGACTAAAGCGCAAGGACATCAAAGAATCCATAAAGGCCGGCTATGTGCTTGTTAATGACAGCAATGTAAGGCCGGACAGGGCTCTTGAGGAAAACGACAAGATAGAGGGCCTTGTAAAACCTGCCTCAAGCATACTAATTGCTCCCAACGAGGATCTGGACCTTGATGTGCAGTTTGAAAACGACGAGTTTCTCATCATCAATAAGCCTGCCGGGCTTTCTTCCACTCCCGACAGGCTGCACAAAAAGAACTCGCTTATCAGTGCGCTCCTGGGCAGATATCCTAAGCTGTCAAAGGAATTTGCGGGGGTTGCTTACCTTGGGCTTGTACACCGCCTTGATAAGAGGGCTTCGGGCCTCATTATAACGGCAAAGACCCTGCAGGCCTTTAAGGCCCTATGCAAATTAATGAAGGACGGAGGGGTGCAGAAAAAATACCTTGTCATAGCGCAGGGTGACTTTGAGTCCGATCTTGGCACCATAGATACTCCTCTCAGAAAGGTCAAAGAGGGTTTTCTGGTAAGGACCGTGGCCTCGGAGGCAGCCGAGAAGGGCTCAAAGAGATCGGTCTCAATATACAGAGTCCTGAAAAGGCTGAGGGGCGCGGCCTACCTGGAAGTTGAGATAAAGACCGGCAGGACCCATCAGATAAGGGCGCATCTGTCTTCTATAGGCCATCCCGTTATAGGGGATGTTTTTTACGGATTTGACAAGAAAGCTTTTCCCCGGGAATACCGACTGGAAAAGAACGAGATCTTCCTTCACGCCTGCAGCCTCGCGTTTGAATACGGCAATGTCTCCCACTATTTTAAATGCGAAGCCCCGTCAAGGTTCGGCAGGTTGATGTCAGCCCTGGAGTCCTGA
- a CDS encoding L,D-transpeptidase, with protein sequence MFYNRGGIPVRRANYKGFNIEFPAPIAIGSGGINETPEGEFYICQKNPNSRYTLFLGISWPSVAVANRAIELGSRLSVSDYRRIVKANLLRQTPPWDTPLGGTYGIHGAPTYMRAAVDTMERREPGLIRVTKSDNTRGCIAVEHRVLRYLYANIDEGTPILILN encoded by the coding sequence ATCTTTTATAACCGAGGCGGAATTCCGGTCAGGAGAGCTAATTACAAGGGCTTTAATATAGAATTTCCGGCTCCTATTGCCATAGGCTCCGGGGGCATCAATGAGACGCCTGAAGGGGAATTCTACATTTGCCAGAAGAACCCAAACAGCCGGTACACTCTTTTTCTCGGCATCAGCTGGCCCAGTGTCGCAGTAGCAAACAGGGCCATTGAGCTTGGGAGCAGATTGAGCGTTTCTGATTACAGGAGAATTGTGAAGGCCAATCTGCTCCGGCAGACCCCGCCCTGGGATACTCCTCTGGGAGGGACCTACGGCATCCACGGGGCCCCTACCTATATGAGGGCCGCTGTCGATACCATGGAAAGAAGAGAACCGGGCCTTATCAGAGTGACAAAAAGCGACAATACCCGGGGATGCATAGCGGTTGAGCACAGGGTTTTACGATACCTTTATGCCAATATTGACGAGGGCACGCCGATCCTCATCCTGAATTAG
- a CDS encoding serine hydrolase: protein MQRIFSLIIIFVLVSGAAFGQNRFAGLEKELRVIAGKNYGSRTVKGYRIGIAFEDIRTGRRISVNGSVVFPAASIIKLPVMAAIYSLADRGLLDLEKKVMFTNRDKLPGAGVLQWLRPNTYRLWNLCRLMISLSDNSATRLCVNTAGKKAINSYCSAIGLTSTRLLDETALAEAPGTRINTTTALDTVKLLSRIQKGRGFSKSSRKQMLSFMLDQKYRFGIPKMLPREIKCANKTGNLERVLHDSAIVYTPRGSYALAVFTKGFKKDRDARLVINEVSAAVYRRYR from the coding sequence GTGCAAAGAATCTTCTCTTTGATAATTATTTTTGTGCTGGTTTCCGGTGCTGCTTTTGGGCAGAACCGGTTTGCCGGGCTGGAAAAAGAGCTCAGGGTGATAGCCGGTAAAAATTACGGCTCAAGGACTGTAAAGGGATACCGGATAGGTATAGCCTTTGAAGACATCAGGACAGGCCGAAGGATAAGCGTTAACGGAAGTGTGGTTTTTCCCGCTGCTTCAATAATAAAGCTTCCCGTTATGGCGGCTATCTATTCGCTGGCCGACAGAGGCTTGCTGGACCTCGAAAAGAAGGTAATGTTTACGAACAGGGACAAACTTCCGGGAGCCGGGGTCCTGCAATGGCTGCGGCCCAATACCTACAGGCTCTGGAACCTGTGCCGGCTGATGATATCACTTTCGGATAACAGTGCAACCAGGTTGTGCGTTAACACCGCCGGCAAAAAGGCTATTAACAGCTATTGCTCGGCCATAGGACTTACTTCCACGCGCCTGCTTGATGAAACAGCACTGGCAGAGGCTCCCGGGACCAGGATAAACACCACCACAGCGTTGGATACTGTCAAGCTTCTCTCAAGGATCCAGAAGGGCAGGGGGTTTTCTAAATCATCAAGGAAACAGATGCTGTCCTTTATGCTGGACCAAAAATACAGGTTCGGCATACCAAAAATGCTGCCCCGGGAAATTAAGTGTGCCAACAAGACCGGCAACCTGGAAAGAGTGCTTCATGATTCGGCCATTGTCTATACTCCGCGCGGCTCATACGCGCTGGCGGTCTTTACAAAAGGCTTCAAAAAGGACCGCGACGCGCGGCTTGTCATAAACGAGGTCTCCGCCGCTGTTTACAGGCGCTACAGATAG
- a CDS encoding FAD-dependent thymidylate synthase has protein sequence MKILLAGYNVDAEVLEELKKNSPQRQDVTPETLSAAYARISRDPRPIDELRKAAREEVEKTRKSNSTIIFKMGHHSVAEHAVFNFDLIGISRLAVEFIEHFRLCSFTEKSQRYITLGDDHVIPEEIRGSEIQSKYIEILREQNGLYHRLNEKLRKYVFEKHKGLAADPKNRNLLEGWAKEDARYITSLATEAQLGLTMNARNLELFLRRAKSQKLAEIKELAEQMYALVEKIAPSIILFTEANDYDAKTYDDIKTRISNFQFPISNVQSQTSNDVTLVEHTKDADDVLAASLLYAVSKEPYDSCMVAMKKMSAEEKKELVKASCRHMELYDTTLREYENVNFTFDVILSSSCFAQLKRHRMSTIIAKDYDTELGVTIPPSIKETGMEKAFMEVAEKTEKVYRQMQKESPLAAPYVLTNAHRRRVLFSCNARELYHVSRLREDAHAQWDIQNLSRLMSQEAKKTAPLTCLFLGGKDAYSEIRRMNFAS, from the coding sequence ATGAAAATACTTCTTGCCGGGTACAATGTTGACGCCGAGGTGCTTGAGGAGCTCAAAAAGAACTCTCCTCAAAGACAGGATGTCACCCCCGAAACTCTATCTGCAGCGTATGCCAGGATAAGCCGCGATCCAAGGCCGATAGACGAGTTGCGAAAAGCCGCCAGGGAAGAAGTGGAAAAGACCAGGAAATCCAATTCCACTATAATCTTTAAGATGGGGCACCACAGTGTTGCGGAACACGCCGTCTTTAATTTTGACCTGATCGGGATATCCCGTCTTGCTGTCGAATTCATCGAACACTTTAGATTGTGCTCGTTCACGGAGAAGTCGCAGAGATACATTACCCTCGGAGATGATCATGTGATACCCGAAGAAATACGCGGGAGCGAAATACAATCGAAATACATAGAAATTCTCAGAGAGCAGAACGGGCTGTACCACAGGCTTAACGAAAAACTCCGGAAATATGTCTTTGAAAAGCACAAGGGCCTTGCCGCCGACCCAAAGAACAGGAACCTTTTGGAAGGCTGGGCAAAGGAGGACGCAAGGTACATCACTTCCCTTGCGACAGAAGCCCAGCTGGGGCTGACGATGAACGCGCGCAACCTGGAATTGTTCTTGAGAAGGGCAAAATCGCAAAAACTGGCCGAAATAAAAGAACTCGCAGAGCAGATGTATGCTCTTGTGGAAAAGATAGCTCCGTCGATCATATTGTTCACGGAGGCGAATGATTATGATGCTAAAACATACGATGATATTAAAACGCGAATTTCCAATTTCCAATTTCCAATTTCCAATGTCCAATCACAAACTTCAAATGATGTGACATTGGTTGAGCATACCAAAGATGCTGATGATGTTCTGGCGGCGTCGCTGCTGTACGCCGTATCCAAAGAACCGTATGACAGTTGTATGGTTGCGATGAAGAAGATGTCAGCGGAAGAGAAAAAGGAGCTGGTGAAGGCCTCCTGCAGGCACATGGAATTGTATGATACAACTCTCCGTGAATATGAAAATGTCAATTTTACCTTTGATGTCATATTGTCTTCTTCTTGTTTTGCGCAGCTTAAACGGCACAGAATGTCCACAATTATCGCAAAAGACTACGACACTGAGCTTGGAGTGACCATTCCGCCTTCCATAAAAGAAACGGGGATGGAAAAGGCTTTTATGGAAGTTGCGGAAAAGACCGAAAAGGTCTACCGGCAGATGCAAAAAGAGAGCCCGCTTGCGGCGCCTTATGTCCTAACCAACGCGCACAGAAGAAGGGTCCTTTTTTCCTGCAATGCCAGGGAGCTTTACCATGTCTCAAGATTGAGGGAAGATGCCCACGCGCAGTGGGACATACAAAACCTCTCAAGGCTTATGTCGCAGGAGGCCAAAAAAACTGCTCCTCTTACCTGCCTTTTTTTGGGCGGCAAGGACGCCTATTCCGAGATCCGCAGAATGAATTTTGCCTCTTGA